From Erwinia sp. HDF1-3R, one genomic window encodes:
- the malX gene encoding maltose/glucose-specific PTS transporter subunit IIBC: protein MSASKPKITLWEFFQSLGKTFMLPVALLSFCGIMMGIGSSLSSHDVIALLPFLGNRVLQLIFMWMSSTGSFAFSYLPVMFAIAIPLGMARENKGVAAFSGFVGFAVMNLAVNFWLHARGILPTTDVAVLKANNIQNIIGIQSIDTGILGAVFAGIIVFWLHERFHTIRLPDALAFFGGTRFVPIITTLVMGLVGLLIPLIWPGFAAAIAGLGWVINGAGDFGPMIFGTGERLLLPFGLQHILVAIIRFTDAGGTLEVCGHSVSGALTIFQAQLSCPTSGGFAESATRFLSQGKMPAFLGGLPGAALAMYHCARPENRHKIKGLLISGVVACVVGGTTEPLEFLFLFVAPFLYVIHALLTGLGFTLMAVLGVTIGNTDGNVIDFVVFGILHGLQTKWYLVPVVSAIWFAAYYVIFRFAIRRFDIKTPGRDREAPRTDKGPSTATVGKSGYDTPAILAALGGRENITSLDNCLTRLRLSVKDMSQVDDAALKANRVIGVVHLNQHSLQVVIGPQVQSVKDEMASMMQSASA, encoded by the coding sequence ATGTCGGCCAGTAAACCAAAAATCACCCTGTGGGAGTTTTTCCAAAGCCTCGGTAAGACCTTTATGCTGCCGGTCGCGCTGCTCTCGTTTTGCGGCATTATGATGGGCATCGGCAGTTCCCTGAGCAGCCACGACGTCATTGCGCTGCTGCCCTTTCTGGGTAACCGGGTTTTGCAGCTGATCTTTATGTGGATGAGCAGCACCGGTTCATTCGCCTTTAGCTATCTGCCGGTGATGTTCGCCATCGCTATTCCATTGGGTATGGCACGAGAGAATAAAGGCGTGGCCGCATTTTCCGGCTTTGTCGGCTTTGCGGTGATGAATCTGGCCGTTAATTTCTGGCTTCATGCCCGGGGGATTCTGCCAACCACCGACGTTGCGGTATTAAAGGCCAATAATATCCAAAATATTATCGGCATTCAGTCGATTGATACCGGGATCCTCGGCGCGGTATTTGCCGGGATCATTGTTTTCTGGCTGCATGAACGCTTTCATACCATCCGCCTGCCTGATGCCCTTGCGTTCTTCGGTGGCACCCGCTTTGTGCCCATTATCACCACGCTGGTGATGGGGCTGGTAGGATTACTGATCCCGCTGATCTGGCCGGGCTTTGCCGCCGCCATCGCCGGTCTGGGCTGGGTGATCAACGGTGCCGGGGACTTTGGACCCATGATCTTCGGGACCGGTGAGCGCCTGCTGCTGCCGTTCGGGTTGCAGCATATTCTGGTGGCGATTATCCGCTTTACCGACGCGGGCGGCACGCTGGAAGTCTGCGGTCATAGCGTCAGCGGTGCCCTGACCATATTTCAGGCGCAGCTTTCCTGCCCCACCAGCGGTGGTTTTGCGGAGAGTGCAACCCGCTTCCTTTCTCAGGGTAAAATGCCCGCTTTCCTCGGCGGCCTGCCCGGTGCAGCGCTGGCGATGTATCACTGCGCCCGTCCGGAAAATCGCCATAAAATTAAGGGGCTGCTGATCTCCGGCGTGGTGGCCTGCGTGGTGGGCGGCACAACGGAACCGCTTGAGTTCCTGTTCCTGTTTGTTGCCCCCTTCCTGTATGTGATCCATGCGCTGCTTACCGGCCTGGGCTTTACGCTGATGGCCGTGCTGGGCGTGACCATCGGCAATACCGACGGCAACGTGATTGATTTCGTGGTGTTTGGCATCCTGCACGGCCTGCAAACGAAATGGTATCTGGTGCCGGTGGTGTCAGCGATCTGGTTCGCGGCCTACTATGTGATATTCCGCTTCGCCATCCGCCGCTTTGATATTAAGACCCCCGGGCGCGACAGGGAGGCGCCGCGAACCGATAAAGGCCCGTCCACTGCGACGGTGGGGAAATCCGGCTATGACACGCCAGCCATTCTGGCGGCGCTGGGCGGCAGGGAGAATATAACCTCGCTGGACAACTGCCTGACCCGCCTGCGTCTGTCGGTTAAGGATATGAGCCAGGTCGATGACGCCGCGCTAAAGGCTAATCGGGTGATCGGTGTGGTACATCTGAATCAGCATAGTTTGCAGGTGGTGATTGGCCCACAGGTTCAGTCGGTGAAGGATGAAATGGCCAGTATGATGCAGTCCGCATCAGCCTGA
- the malI gene encoding Mal regulon transcriptional regulator MalI, whose protein sequence is MSQKKITINDVADEAGVSVTTVSLVLSGKGRISAATAERVSQAVRTLGFIPNRSASMLRGGTSGVIGVIVRDISHPFYAEMIAGLSEVLEQQGKVLFLTQSGQRGEHIDRCFDALVAQGAEGIVLGGGAENASHLAAKARELEMAMICASRASSLDELDAIRPDNFHAAQMATEYLIKRGHHCIAWIGGAGSSLTRAERIGGYCATLLQYGLPFRNEWIIESAPEQRDMATLTERLMHQHPTLTAILCHNATVALGCYFGLQRSGRTPGNGAVDSYYGQQVALVGFGDVPAAEMTDPPLTFVTSSAREIGRSAAKKLLQRMVDPGGPIQNTIVPPVLIERGSA, encoded by the coding sequence ATGTCACAAAAGAAAATAACCATTAACGATGTTGCCGATGAGGCGGGCGTCTCCGTCACCACGGTTTCGCTGGTGCTTTCCGGCAAGGGGCGCATTTCAGCGGCCACTGCGGAACGCGTGAGCCAGGCGGTGAGAACGCTGGGGTTTATTCCTAATCGTTCAGCATCCATGCTGCGTGGTGGAACCAGCGGCGTGATTGGCGTGATCGTCCGGGATATCAGCCACCCTTTTTACGCGGAAATGATCGCCGGTCTGAGCGAGGTGCTGGAACAGCAGGGCAAAGTGCTGTTTCTGACGCAGAGTGGCCAGCGGGGTGAACATATCGATCGCTGTTTTGATGCGCTGGTGGCGCAGGGTGCGGAGGGGATCGTGCTGGGCGGCGGGGCGGAGAATGCCTCGCACCTGGCCGCTAAAGCGCGCGAGCTGGAGATGGCAATGATTTGTGCTTCGAGGGCCAGCAGCCTGGACGAGCTGGACGCTATCCGGCCCGATAACTTTCATGCGGCCCAAATGGCTACCGAATATCTGATCAAGCGAGGACACCACTGCATAGCCTGGATCGGCGGGGCGGGATCCTCTCTGACGCGGGCGGAACGCATTGGCGGCTACTGCGCCACGCTGTTGCAGTACGGGCTGCCGTTTCGCAATGAGTGGATTATCGAGTCTGCGCCTGAGCAGCGGGATATGGCGACGTTGACGGAACGGCTGATGCATCAGCATCCCACGCTTACCGCTATCCTTTGCCACAATGCGACGGTCGCGCTGGGCTGCTACTTTGGTTTACAGCGCAGCGGCAGGACGCCGGGCAACGGGGCGGTGGACAGTTATTACGGTCAGCAGGTCGCGCTGGTGGGATTTGGCGATGTGCCCGCGGCTGAAATGACCGATCCGCCACTGACTTTCGTCACCAGTTCAGCGCGTGAAATAGGCCGGAGTGCGGCAAAGAAGCTATTGCAAAGAATGGTCGATCCCGGCGGCCCGATTCAAAATACCATCGTGCCGCCGGTGCTGATCGAGCGCGGTTCAGCCTGA
- a CDS encoding YdgA family protein, protein MKKTKIAVGVVVALGVIWTGAAWFTGKQLEKNMDQLVQNANAQLNTLSPESRLQLSYQDFQRGVFSSKTRLVLQSSSQTEDNSIIKPGQSIVFDEKIDHGPFPLAQLKKFNLIPSMASVHTQLENTDAVKKLFEMTKGQSIVQADTRVGYGGATVSAIHLLPLDYNNAQTSERFASNGGDFRVSADDKGDKVSVNGQLDSVVLTTKNQLNMPVLFTANGLKIDADSHLSPEGMRIGDQSIQLQKLSAAVNGQEAFIAEGLNGKSSFNSEKSLISGNIDYSLDSLKLQNQNFGQGKLVVKLSQFDANAMKAFSENYNKQVQALLNDPAASNNPPVYQQRMSQILSENLPLLLKGDPVINIAPLSWKNDKGESSFNLAVHFKDPATGSQPQDIGQAVDNVLKTLDGKLSISMDMATEMMTHVAMAEGYKQDDAAKLADQQVKGLAAMGQMFKLTTQQDNNIVTSLQYATGQVTLNGVKTPLDQFLARYMLGAGGTVAPQEVPQQ, encoded by the coding sequence ATGAAAAAGACAAAGATAGCGGTCGGCGTGGTGGTTGCGCTCGGCGTAATCTGGACTGGCGCGGCCTGGTTTACCGGCAAGCAGCTGGAAAAAAACATGGATCAGCTGGTGCAGAACGCCAACGCCCAGCTCAACACGCTCTCTCCTGAGAGCCGCCTGCAATTAAGCTACCAGGACTTCCAGCGTGGCGTGTTCAGCAGCAAAACGCGCCTGGTGCTGCAATCCAGCTCGCAGACCGAAGACAACTCGATTATCAAACCCGGTCAGAGCATCGTATTTGACGAAAAGATCGACCACGGCCCCTTCCCGCTGGCTCAGCTGAAAAAATTCAACCTTATTCCCAGCATGGCTTCCGTCCATACCCAGCTGGAAAATACCGACGCAGTTAAAAAACTGTTCGAGATGACCAAAGGGCAGTCGATCGTTCAGGCTGATACCCGTGTTGGCTACGGTGGTGCGACCGTCTCGGCCATTCATCTGCTGCCGCTGGACTACAACAATGCGCAGACCAGTGAGCGCTTCGCGTCAAACGGCGGCGACTTCAGGGTCAGCGCCGATGACAAAGGCGACAAAGTCAGCGTAAACGGTCAGCTGGACAGCGTGGTATTAACCACGAAAAACCAGCTGAATATGCCGGTACTCTTTACCGCAAACGGCCTGAAAATTGATGCTGACAGCCATCTCAGCCCGGAAGGGATGCGCATTGGCGACCAGAGCATTCAGCTGCAAAAACTCTCGGCCGCCGTTAATGGTCAGGAGGCCTTTATTGCGGAAGGCCTGAACGGTAAATCATCTTTTAATTCCGAAAAGAGCCTGATTTCCGGCAATATCGATTACTCGCTGGATTCCCTGAAGCTGCAAAATCAGAACTTTGGTCAGGGCAAACTGGTGGTTAAACTTTCGCAGTTTGATGCCAACGCTATGAAAGCCTTCTCGGAGAACTATAATAAGCAGGTTCAGGCACTGCTTAACGATCCGGCGGCCAGCAACAATCCTCCGGTTTATCAGCAACGTATGAGCCAAATCCTCAGTGAAAACCTGCCCCTGCTGTTGAAAGGTGACCCGGTCATCAATATCGCGCCGCTGAGCTGGAAAAACGACAAAGGTGAGAGCAGCTTTAATCTTGCGGTTCACTTTAAAGACCCGGCTACCGGCAGCCAGCCGCAGGATATCGGTCAGGCCGTTGATAACGTGCTGAAAACCCTGGACGGTAAGCTCTCTATTTCGATGGATATGGCCACGGAAATGATGACGCATGTCGCCATGGCTGAAGGGTATAAGCAGGATGACGCGGCGAAGCTTGCCGATCAGCAGGTCAAAGGGCTGGCGGCGATGGGGCAGATGTTTAAGCTGACCACGCAGCAGGACAATAACATTGTCACCAGCCTGCAGTATGCTACCGGACAGGTTACCCTGAACGGCGTTAAGACGCCGCTCGACCAGTTCCTGGCCCGCTATATGCTGGGCGCTGGGGGCACCGTCGCACCTCAGGAAGTGCCACAACAGTAG
- the manA gene encoding mannose-6-phosphate isomerase encodes MKKLINSVQNYAWGSPTALTELYGIANPQGEPMAELWMGAHPKSPSHIESNGESCSLRTVIEADKERLLGHKVAKQFGELPFLFKVLCADRPLSIQVHPSKAAAEAGFARENAAGIDLAAAERNYKDANHKPELVFALTPFKAINGFRELHEIVSLLQPVSGAHPAIAHFLLSPAMNGLSALFTALLSMSGEEKRLALDVLRAAGQGQQGEPWDTIHLIAAEYPDDSGLFSPLLLNVIELQPGQAMFLFAETPHAYLQGVALEVMANSDNVLRAGLTPKYIDIPELMSNLRFEAKPNASLLTQPVTDGHTCYFPVPVEDFAFSLHQLDASPLTVSQQSAAILFCLEGQATVQAGQQQLSLLPGESCFIPACESPVSLAGSGRVARVYNE; translated from the coding sequence ATGAAAAAATTAATTAACTCGGTACAAAACTATGCCTGGGGCAGCCCCACGGCGTTAACCGAGCTCTACGGCATCGCCAATCCTCAGGGCGAACCGATGGCTGAACTCTGGATGGGTGCCCATCCTAAAAGCCCCTCCCATATTGAGAGTAACGGCGAGTCCTGCTCCCTGCGGACGGTCATCGAGGCCGATAAAGAGCGGCTTCTGGGCCACAAGGTAGCAAAACAGTTTGGCGAGCTGCCCTTTCTGTTCAAAGTGCTCTGTGCCGACAGGCCCCTCTCCATCCAGGTACATCCCAGCAAAGCAGCCGCAGAAGCCGGCTTCGCCAGGGAGAACGCCGCCGGTATCGATCTCGCAGCGGCCGAGCGTAACTACAAGGATGCTAATCATAAGCCAGAACTCGTCTTCGCCCTGACGCCCTTCAAGGCGATTAACGGCTTTCGCGAACTGCATGAGATTGTCTCACTGCTGCAACCGGTTTCCGGGGCGCACCCCGCTATCGCCCACTTCCTGCTCTCACCGGCGATGAACGGGCTGTCGGCGCTGTTTACCGCCCTGCTGTCGATGAGCGGCGAGGAGAAGCGCCTGGCGCTGGATGTACTGCGAGCCGCAGGTCAGGGCCAGCAGGGCGAGCCCTGGGACACCATCCACCTTATTGCGGCTGAGTACCCTGACGACAGCGGTCTGTTTTCCCCATTGCTGCTAAACGTTATTGAACTCCAGCCGGGTCAGGCGATGTTTCTGTTTGCTGAAACCCCTCATGCCTACCTTCAGGGCGTGGCGCTTGAGGTGATGGCTAACTCAGATAACGTGTTAAGGGCGGGCCTGACGCCTAAGTATATTGATATTCCGGAGCTGATGAGTAACCTGCGCTTTGAAGCAAAACCCAATGCCAGCCTGCTTACGCAGCCGGTGACAGACGGACACACGTGCTATTTCCCGGTACCGGTTGAGGACTTTGCCTTCTCCCTGCATCAGCTTGATGCCTCTCCGCTCACGGTCAGCCAGCAGAGTGCCGCGATCCTGTTCTGCCTTGAGGGGCAGGCGACGGTACAGGCGGGGCAACAGCAGCTTTCGCTGCTGCCCGGCGAGTCCTGCTTTATCCCCGCCTGCGAATCGCCCGTCAGCCTGGCGGGCAGCGGCCGTGTTGCACGCGTTTATAACGAATGA